From the genome of Vulpes lagopus strain Blue_001 chromosome 2, ASM1834538v1, whole genome shotgun sequence, one region includes:
- the LOC121485310 gene encoding protein FAM136A-like has protein sequence MVKSLERENIRKMLGLMFWCSASCCEDKQTSMQQVHQCIEHCHAPLAQAQLEKFQVCLAWCTMHCNDKAKDSIDAGSKELQVKWQLETSVTKYVDDHTYLIPTVTKKTKESL, from the coding sequence ATGGTGAAGAgtctggagagagagaacatccgGAAGATGCTGGGCCTCATGTTCTGGTGCAGTGCCAGCTGTTGTGAGGACAAGCAGACGTCCATGCAGCAGGTGCACCAGTGCATTGAGCACTGCCATGCGCCTCTGGCTCAAGCCCAGTTGGAGAAGTTCCAGGTCTGCCTGGCCTGGTGCACCATGCATTGTAATGACAAAGCCAAAgattcaatagatgcaggaagTAAAGAGCTTCAGGTGAAGTGGCAGCTGGAGACTTCTGTGACCAAATATGTGGATGACCACACGTACCTCATCCCGACCGTGACCAAGAAGACGAAAGAGTCTCTCTAG